In the genome of Vicia villosa cultivar HV-30 ecotype Madison, WI linkage group LG7, Vvil1.0, whole genome shotgun sequence, one region contains:
- the LOC131618897 gene encoding uncharacterized protein LOC131618897, translated as MELRPIPSPASAGPILSPASARPTPSPAPVGLSTSTTISRRPRDDPEGASTSYLPPPSRRLRRGSSSSVGPPPEVHEDYPVRGPVHVLEPVWYPGGPVDVSLLTSRDSQRFYNHGRKIKDLVQPDQPWFEEVMAASGPRDLCTLDYHTIHNGMLAAFMERWHPETSSFHLPHGEITITLDDVACLLHLPIRGILFRHSRMTKAEAQEMLIAELGVDPDYALEEVERTRGVHVKFSFLQRQSDLELTAAHQAEGDDLEQATHRERHVSMSTTEEGLYWRTITTDWERDTCLDTTTLPRHYWLGRGAHLHRGNVACQSFHCRRGNQHPDPYRRGLDRMAVEDIKYDCYAAHQETVPFDEIAMYSGWLAASSTIIVRYLLERVMWQLGFEQTIPRDPTASAPISMTRMQLEEVFACWEQHVVP; from the exons ATGGAGCTACG GCCTATTCCATCACCCGCTTCAGCCGGACCCATTCTATCACCTGCTTCAGCTAGGCCCACTCCATCACCCGCTCCAGTCGGGCTTTCTACGTCTACTACTATATCACGAAGACCTCGGGatgatcctgagggtgcttcAACTTCATACTTGCCACCACCCTCACGTAGACTTCGTCGGGGAAGTTCTTCTTCTGTCGGGCCACCTCCAGAGGTACACGAGGATTATCCGGTGCGGGGGCCAGTGCATGTGCTAGAGCCTGTTTGGTACCCCGGTGGGCCCGTAGATGTCTCTCTGCTTACT AGCAGGGACTCCCAGAGGTTCTACAACCATGGGCGGAAGATTAAGGATCTCGTGCAGCCTGACCAACCATGGTTTGAGGAGGTAATGGCAGCTTCAGGCCCGAGGGACCTTTGTACGCTCGACTACCATACTATACATAATGGTATGCTTGCAGCCTTTATGGAAAGATGGCATCCTGAGACCTCCTCCTTCCATCTACCCCACGGTGAGATTACGATCACCCTAGATGATGTGGCATGCCTGCTTCATCTACCTATCAGGGGTATCCTCTTTCGTCACAGTAGGATGACAAAAGCGGAAGCTCAGGAGATGTTGATTGCTGAGCTGGGGGTTGATCCTGATTATGCccttgaggaggtggagaggactCGGGGGGTCCACGTCAAGTTTAGCTTCCTTCAGAGGCAATCCGACTTGGAGCTCACTGCGGCACACCAGGCTGAGGGAGACGACTTGGAGCAGGCTACGCACAGAGAGCGG CAcgtatccatgagtacaactgaGGAGGGGTTGTACTGGCGTACAATTACTACAGACTGGGAGAGGGATACAT GCTTGGATACTACAACACTTCCTAGACATTATTGGCTGGGAAGAGGTGCCCACCTACACAGAGGTAATGTTGCGTGCCAGTCGTTTCATTGCCGTAGAGGGAACCAGCATCCGGATCCATACAGGCGCGGTCTTGACCGCATGGCCGTCGAGGACATCAAGTATGACTGCTATGCTGCGCATCAGGAGACGGTTCCGTTTGACGAGATAGCTATGTACTCCGGATGGTTGGCCGCCAGCTCGACCATTATTGTACGCTATCTTCTAGAGCGCGTCATGTGGCAGTTGGGATTTGAGCAGACGATACCTCGCGATCCTACTGCCTCAGCTCCTATCTCCATGACCCGCATGCAGTTAGAGGAGGTCTTCGCATGTTGGGAGCAGCACGTGGTCCCTTAG